From the Debaryomyces hansenii CBS767 chromosome F complete sequence genome, the window TCTGAACTAAGTTTACGAGACATCCTGGTTCAATTCGTGATATTATCGGCAAATTCTTATTATGTTCATACGACAGACACTGCGAGTGTTTTTCTAATGCAAATGCCGCCAAATCAAACCCCGATTCTTGGAGGTACCTCCATACCAAATAATTTAGCTCTGTACTAGTCAAAGACATAAGTTCCTTTAATAATTGCTTGGACTGTGTATGTTTCTAGATATCATATAGCTGGCTAAATTCGAcctttcaaatttttttggttttggCTGTAAGTTACACAAACTCGCCACTACCAGAATCTCAACAGAAGTATAAACAGACAGCTGTAGAGGTTAAAAAAGAGCTATAAGGTATCAGATATTAGAGTTATAATTGATCTACAATGAACTTCGACGCCAAAGTATCTAATCGGAAGAGTAGGGCGCCGTGGCAAAGTTCTACAAATAATAGTAAAATAAGTAATCCATATGCTGACGCTAATACATCGGTGGTAAcgaataatgaaaataatgatagtTTACATGTGCCTAATCCATATGGCGTTAATAATAAGGGCAATAGGAAGAATACAAGAAGATTGAGTATACATGCTTCAGCAGCTGCTGCTGGTCATAGAGGACCATTTGATGCAACTAACTTACCACCTGTTCCCCAACTATATAAGACAAACACGCAATCGTCCGATGCAGTGCTGGCTATAAGCAAAGGacaagaagaggaagaagtGGATATAGAGACGAAGATCTTTGGAGAATTGTCTAACGGTACTGCTACGGAAATTGATGATTACTTTAAGGTGTTGGTGAAACAGAAGGCATTGATCACCAAAGACATGAAGAGTAATATCAACCAAAATCAGAAGAATATCTTAGAATTAACGAATGATTTGAAGGAGACTCAGGAGGAACTTTTGCAGTTGCGTATTACTACCAAGGAATTATATGGCGTGTTGGACGAGTTTAGGGAGGCTGCTGAACGAAGATTAGAATTGGAACATGAGACCCAGCAGACGGATCAGAACCATAATAACCTGTATGCAACGTTGAACTCAAAGAAGCGTAAGGATCGTTCTTCGGTGATGGTTCTTGGGAAAATATGGGCAAGTGAATTGCAATCATTATGTAAACACGTCGATGGGGCCTCGAAATATGTTCAGGCGTTGCCTGGGAGACATGTTCTTGCCGAGAGTGGACGTTGGTATGAAGTTAATGTGGGGACATGGAAACCCACCAAGGCAACTCATTTATTTATGTTGAATGATTTGGTGTTGATAGCaacgaagaaaaattcaatgaacCAAGATACAGGTGATAAGAAAACTTCAAGACTACAAGCGATTCATTGTTGGCCGTTGCATGAAGTAAAGTTATCTGAAGTTCGTGTTCCAAATAACTCGGGTAAGACGGACAAGGATGGTAATAAACTTTatgtaataaatataaaatcaaagTCGTTGAGTTACGTCTATCAGACAGATAGATATGAtcattttttgaagataacgGAAGCATATAATAAGGgaagaaatgaaatacTAGCTAAGGAACGAATCCTTAACTCGAAGTCCATCGGCCAGACCCCTGACCTTATTGAAACCGACGAAGAAAAACGTCAATTACGTGAATCATTAAGAAATTCCGGAATAAATGATGGTGTATCGGATGAAACTACCAAGCGCGAAAGTGGGACCAAACGTCATAGTGCTGATGTTTTGTTACAGGATATTTCCGCTCGGGTACATTCAAGAAATAGATCACACGATTTTGACCATGGCCCACATGCCAAAGTAAATGCTGCCGATAGAGGACAGttttttaatgatttgaaaaaaattgaagatagACTCGACGAAGTCgatgttgaaatatccCGTAATAAATATACTGAGTCAGTTGGGCTTATTAGGTATATTGAGAACAAGTTATCCAGTATAGAACTGGCAATTTCCAACAACTCATCAAATGCtgtaatttcaattgacgAAATTAAATTGCTAATTGATGtcataaaattgaaaataaataatagaaagTCACAAATACAACACTGCTTAGGCTTTGATTTGCAACATAATATAGGAAAGTTAACTACCGCCCAAATATCTACAATTATTGAGttttttcataattttgatcaattggATAAGGGTATATCCTTGTATTTGCAAGCGGTTACCAATAACTTATCAGTAAACGTATCCAGGCTAGTGGTCGGAGTCCAAGGTTCAACAAAAATAGATGTTGTTAActatttatcaaatttggttattattaatgtttcaattattaaaagagCTATAGCAGTCTATAAAGAGTGTATTGTTCCAGTATTGAAGAAGGATTTAAATGGCAATGTTGATTCTAGTGGATTGATTAATTGGTctattgatgaagttgcaaaattggTAAAAGCTATTAAAAAGCATCTTTATGGTAGTTTGGTTGTTTTGACAGggaataatgaagaaactGAAGAGCCGACATATAAAGTCAAAGATGCTGCattatttcaagaattcaTTGGAGTGGTTAGACCTCAACTTAATACCTTAAAAGGCGTTGGTGTTAATGTTGAATTCTTATTTGAcgatattttatcattacAATAATTGAGACAAATATTAagtattaaatattaatataaatagagGATCTATTAAAGCATTTCGTAGAGCTTACTCAAATCTGAATGCTCTCT encodes:
- a CDS encoding DEHA2F15620p (weakly similar to uniprot|P38261 Saccharomyces cerevisiae YBR102C EXO84 Essential protein with dual roles in spliceosome assembly and exocytosis); this encodes MNFDAKVSNRKSRAPWQSSTNNSKISNPYADANTSVVTNNENNDSLHVPNPYGVNNKGNRKNTRRLSIHASAAAAGHRGPFDATNLPPVPQLYKTNTQSSDAVSAISKGQEEEEVDIETKIFGELSNGTATEIDDYFKVLVKQKALITKDMKSNINQNQKNILELTNDLKETQEELLQLRITTKELYGVLDEFREAAERRLELEHETQQTDQNHNNSYATLNSKKRKDRSSVMVLGKIWASELQSLCKHVDGASKYVQALPGRHVLAESGRWYEVNVGTWKPTKATHLFMLNDLVLIATKKNSMNQDTGDKKTSRLQAIHCWPLHEVKLSEVRVPNNSGKTDKDGNKLYVINIKSKSLSYVYQTDRYDHFLKITEAYNKGRNEILAKERILNSKSIGQTPDLIETDEEKRQLRESLRNSGINDGVSDETTKRESGTKRHSADVLLQDISARVHSRNRSHDFDHGPHAKVNAADRGQFFNDLKKIEDRLDEVDVEISRNKYTESVGLIRYIENKLSSIESAISNNSSNAVISIDEIKLLIDVIKLKINNRKSQIQHCLGFDLQHNIGKLTTAQISTIIEFFHNFDQLDKGISLYLQAVTNNLSVNVSRLVVGVQGSTKIDVVNYLSNLVIINVSIIKRAIAVYKECIVPVLKKDLNGNVDSSGLINWSIDEVAKLVKAIKKHLYGSLVVLTGNNEETEEPTYKVKDAALFQEFIGVVRPQLNTLKGVGVNVEFLFDDILSLQ